In a genomic window of Wyeomyia smithii strain HCP4-BCI-WySm-NY-G18 chromosome 1, ASM2978416v1, whole genome shotgun sequence:
- the LOC129718301 gene encoding CLIP domain-containing serine protease HP8-like, producing MISIRFFILYSIVLVYISDPVLSERPCKSSHDVCVPVKFCPPIYEKIIASDRQWNHTSKKEILSRACHDEGEHPRVCCKPADIAVGKRCVHSLGLYGHCVASERCGSIASKSEDLQENLCYQEGSKKYVCCPDESIVDSLPKRRPTRAKSDHVLNENDFSDCEDTTGKSGLCVPVRHCDRIYSAFLDGRIYKDTQLAEFVRRNSCPSDARHSTAICCATTSSRSGLDFIRHKNAVKLGVDECGAVRFVDKILKGGETAPGQYPWMANLLYKRKNTMKTLCSGTLIHPRYVLTAAHCMRGKTLPEAVQLGLHDISVIEKCTEKLCAGQGQRHAIEKLIPNENFLGNSAEYDIGLIRLATKATLAFDQVYPICLPITKTLLMLKPHKLTVLGWGLTEHQKQSNVLLEAELEPLKRTKLCSEEATFCARGKSQQVHCAGDSGGPHQALVPTDSNYRYVQFGLISGGGRHCSVESRDPGVGVMIGYHVNWILDNLVI from the exons ATGATTTCGATTAGATTTTTTATACTTTATTCAATAGTCCTAGTGTACATTAGTGATCCAG ttCTGTCGGAGCGGCCATGCAAGTCGTCGCATGACGTATGTGTTCCGGTAAAGTTTTGCCCACCTATTTATGAGAAGATCATCGCGAGCGACAGACAGTGGAATCACACGTCGAAGAAAGAGATCTTGTCTCGGGCATGTCATGATGAAGGCGAACATCCGCGAGTATGTTGCAAACCTGCCGATATTGCCGTTGGTAAACGTTGCGTTCATTCGCTAGGGCTCTACGGGCATTGCGTAGCTTCAGAACGTTGTGGATCGATTGCATCAAAATCAGAGGATTTGCAGGAGAATCTTTGCTATCAAGAGGGCAGCAAG AAATATGTCTGCTGTCCGGACGAATCAATTGTGGATAGTCTGCCCAAAAGACGACCAACGAGAGCCAAAAGTGATCATGTATTGAATGAGAATG ATTTTTCCGATTGTGAGGATACGACCGGCAAATCCGGACTATGCGTTCCGGTGCGACACTGTGACCGAATTTACAGTGCCTTTCTAGACGGACGTATATACAAGGATACACAGTTGGCCGAATTCGTTCGCCGTAACAGTTGTCCATCGGATGCTCGGCACAGTACTGCGATTTGCTGCGCGACTACTTCGTCCCGGTCGGGGCTGGACTTCATTCGACACAAGAACGCCGTCAAGCTTGGGGTCGATGAATGCGGTGCTGTACGATTTGTGGATAAAATTCTGAAAGGCGGAGAGACTGCTCCTGGCCAATATCCTTGGATGGCTAACCTTCTGTACAAGAGAAAGAATACGATGAAGACACTATGTAGTGGCACTCTGATTCATCCGAGGTATGTCCTCACAGCGGCACACTGCATGAGAGGTAAAACTTTACCAGAGGCAGTCCAATTGGGATTGCACGATATATCCGTTATTGAAAAATGCACTGAAAAGTTATGTGCCGGACAGGGTCAGAGGCACGCCATCGAAAAACTTATTCCAAACGAGAATTTCCTTGGTAACAGTGCAGAGTACGATATCGGTTTGATTCGGTTGGCAACGAAAGCAACTCTTGCTTTCGATCAAGTATATCCCATTTGTCTTCCAATTACCAAAACTTTGCTTATGCTGAAACCTCATAAGCTTACCGTGCTAGGCTGGGGACTGACGGAGCATCAGAAACAATCAAATGTACTACTGGAAGCGGAACTGGAACCCTTAAAACGAACGAAACTATGTTCCGAGGAGGCAACGTTTTGCGCCCGGGGCAAATCCCAGCAGGTACATTGCGCTGGTGACTCGGGTGGACCACACCAGGCTCTGGTCCCGACGGACAGCAACTATCGGTACGTTCAGTTTGGGCTGATTTCCGGCGGAGGACGCCATTGTAGCGTGGAAAGCCGAGACCCTGGAGTTGGAGTCATGATTGGTTATCATGTGAATTGGATACTGGATAACCTCGTGATTTAG